In Dermacentor andersoni chromosome 4, qqDerAnde1_hic_scaffold, whole genome shotgun sequence, the following proteins share a genomic window:
- the LOC129386590 gene encoding uncharacterized protein: MAEESSNEYTPLDLSMKDKAAPSTSFDGTQDASTTLGAYNTTSEDALHYQRNTQRPPMIYVTCNIDGVTDNGSTSCQHLGSVRSIDNARPSTSRAGMEEASANSEDGATISEDTLWYQRNTQHPPMTDETCNVASATDNGSTSCQPLVSINDVDNVRPSTSRAGMEKASANVEDGATNATGTGGMEQQDSCGVEASDQSSAKKSTHKCEICGKLTREARNLAAHCRTHAREKPYKCESCDKSFAHRQSLYNHQRIHAGVKPHLCYICTKPFKSKAELESHLKSHSKDRPFICDICNLSFKRNWHLQRHRERFHEDEKP, translated from the exons ATGGCTGAGGAAAGCAGCAACGAATACACGCCTCTTGATTTGAGCATGAAAGACAAAGCTGCCCCAAGTACAAGCTTTGACGGTACCCAGGATGCTTCAACTACTTTGGGCGCCTACAACAC GACTTCTGAGGACGCCTTGCATTACCAGAGGAACACGCAGCGCCCGCCGATGATCTACGTGACTTGCAACATCGATG GTGTCACTGACAATGGCAGCACAAGCTGCCAGCACCTGGGGTCCGTCAGGAGCATCGATAACGCTAGGCCCAGCACAAGTCGCGCTGGCATGGAGGAAGCATCAGCCAATTCTGAAGATGGCGCCAC GATTTCTGAGGACACCTTGTGGTACCAGAGGAACACGCAGCATCCGCCGATGACCGACGAGACTTGCAACGTCGCCA GTGCCACTGACAATGGCAGCACAAGTTGCCAGCCCCTGGTGTCCATCAACGACGTCGATAACGTAAGGCCCAGCACAAGCCGCGCTGGCATGGAGAAAGCATCAGCCAATGTTGAAGACGGCGCCAC GAATGCTACTGGAACTGGAGGAATGGAACAGCAAGACTCCTGCGGTGTCGAAGCAAGTGATCAATCGTCTGCCAAGAAGTCGACACACAAATGCGAAATATGTGGCAAACTGACAAGAGAGGCTCGCAATCTAGCTGCACATTGCCGCACGCATGCACGCGAGAAACCCTACAAGTGCGAAAGTTGTGATAAATCATTCGCGCATAGGCAGTCTCTCTATAATCATCAACGGATTCACGCAGGCGTGAAACCCCATCTCTGCTATATATGTACTAAACCATTCAAAAGCAAAGCGGAACTTGAGAGTCATCTCAAATCACATAGTAAGGACAGACCTTTCATTTGCGACATATGTAATCTGTCCTTTAAGCGAAACTGGCATCTCCAAAGGCACCGCGAACGATTTCATGAGGACGAAAAGCCGTAG